The Pirellulales bacterium genome includes a window with the following:
- a CDS encoding tetratricopeptide repeat protein, with protein MSIPVAETLPAPVLQEVPAAHPFPTRLVAVGLVLVTLVVFGRMVVNRHGFVMFDDHAYVFENDNVASGLTIVGLGHAFTDVVAANWHPLTIISHMVDVQIFGVDNVWGHHFVTLLIHCANTVLLFLILRRMTKADWPSALVAALFAWHPLHVESVAWLSERKDVLSTFFWLLTMWAYVSYVAAPSWRRYLVVMVWLSLGLLSKPMVVTLPFALMLLDFWPLGRISFQQGTWGEVRRRAWQLFAEKIPMLVVVAIFCVVTLWAQNAQKAVVSMDLVSADVRVINVLMSYNQYVAKTLKPYPLAVPYVLSARKMNWTLASLSAIGLVVVTGLILLASRKRPYLIVGWLWYLGTLVPVVGFVQVGYQSMADRYSYIPLIGLFMMVAYYLPELAAWGELTRRRIVATSLVILAVLAVLSFRQVGLWQDTITLFTHSQWHTQRNHVAHVGLGTGFAEQKRYEEALEQFEIAIEIAPRNAGAHFNRGHALSLLGRPEEAGNEFLLAKALGHAEHTCLFNLGVTYMDRGEYEVAIELAKEAVKIRPIKSSSKLLAICEEKRGNDAEAAKWYEQAIVVYPHDFLLRSRLIFIYAASPDDQARNGKLAKYLADDLVQWFVSLGQSPNPVVLSAQAAAYAECGEFQRAESIAKAALAISEAMAAEGRVDALPLVRKIERQIECYRKKEPYRKIPGDVEATSESNDGQPGLGVK; from the coding sequence ATGAGCATACCCGTCGCTGAAACACTGCCTGCTCCTGTCCTACAGGAAGTGCCCGCGGCGCATCCCTTTCCCACCAGGCTCGTGGCGGTGGGGTTGGTGCTGGTGACGTTGGTGGTTTTCGGCCGCATGGTCGTCAATCGGCACGGCTTCGTGATGTTCGACGATCACGCGTACGTTTTCGAGAACGACAATGTCGCGAGCGGACTGACGATCGTGGGCCTGGGGCACGCGTTCACCGATGTGGTGGCCGCGAACTGGCATCCTCTCACGATCATCTCTCACATGGTCGACGTGCAGATCTTTGGCGTCGATAACGTGTGGGGACACCATTTCGTCACGCTCTTGATTCATTGTGCCAACACGGTCCTGTTGTTTCTCATCTTGCGCCGCATGACGAAGGCCGACTGGCCCAGCGCGCTCGTCGCTGCGCTCTTTGCCTGGCATCCGTTGCACGTGGAGAGTGTCGCCTGGCTTTCCGAGCGGAAGGATGTTTTGAGCACGTTTTTCTGGCTGTTGACGATGTGGGCGTACGTATCGTACGTCGCCGCGCCATCTTGGCGCCGCTACCTGGTGGTGATGGTCTGGTTATCGCTGGGGCTTTTATCGAAGCCCATGGTGGTCACCTTGCCGTTCGCGCTGATGCTACTCGATTTCTGGCCCTTGGGGCGCATCTCGTTCCAGCAGGGGACATGGGGCGAGGTTCGCCGTCGAGCCTGGCAATTGTTTGCCGAGAAGATCCCGATGCTCGTCGTCGTTGCCATCTTCTGTGTCGTCACGCTCTGGGCGCAGAACGCACAAAAGGCAGTCGTGTCGATGGACCTGGTGTCCGCGGACGTGCGCGTCATCAATGTCCTGATGTCCTACAACCAGTACGTGGCGAAGACCCTTAAGCCTTACCCGCTGGCGGTGCCTTACGTGCTCTCGGCACGCAAGATGAACTGGACGCTAGCCTCGTTGAGCGCCATCGGTCTTGTCGTCGTTACGGGGCTGATTCTATTGGCTTCGCGCAAACGCCCTTATCTCATCGTGGGTTGGCTCTGGTATCTCGGCACATTGGTGCCCGTGGTCGGTTTCGTACAAGTGGGCTATCAGTCGATGGCCGATCGCTATTCCTATATTCCACTGATCGGCCTGTTTATGATGGTGGCCTATTACCTGCCCGAACTGGCGGCCTGGGGCGAGTTGACACGACGGCGCATCGTGGCGACCAGCCTGGTTATTTTAGCCGTGCTGGCGGTGCTTTCTTTTCGCCAGGTTGGCCTCTGGCAAGATACGATCACGCTGTTCACGCACTCGCAATGGCATACGCAGCGCAATCACGTGGCGCACGTGGGGCTTGGCACGGGGTTCGCCGAACAGAAACGCTACGAGGAGGCGCTCGAGCAATTCGAAATTGCTATCGAAATTGCTCCCCGCAATGCCGGTGCCCACTTCAATCGGGGGCACGCCTTATCGTTGTTGGGACGCCCCGAGGAGGCCGGAAATGAGTTTCTGCTGGCCAAGGCCTTGGGGCACGCCGAGCATACGTGCTTGTTCAACCTGGGCGTCACCTATATGGATCGCGGGGAATATGAAGTCGCGATTGAATTGGCGAAAGAGGCGGTGAAGATTCGCCCGATCAAGTCCTCGTCGAAATTGCTCGCCATTTGTGAAGAGAAGCGGGGCAATGACGCCGAGGCGGCCAAGTGGTACGAGCAGGCGATTGTGGTCTATCCGCACGACTTTCTGCTGCGATCGCGCTTGATTTTCATCTATGCCGCCAGCCCCGACGATCAGGCGCGTAACGGCAAACTCGCCAAGTATCTGGCAGATGATCTGGTGCAGTGGTTTGTAAGCCTCGGCCAGTCGCCGAATCCCGTCGTCCTCTCCGCGCAGGCAGCGGCTTACGCCGAATGTGGTGAATTCCAACGCGCGGAGTCGATCGCCAAGGCGGCGCTTGCCATTTCCGAAGCCATGGCGGCCGAGGGGCGCGTCGACGCTCTTCCGCTCGTGCGGAAGATCGAGCGGCAAATCGAGTGCTATCGCAAGAAAGAGCCCTACCGCAAGATTCCCGGCGACGTCGAAGCGACCAGCGAATCGAACGACGGCCAACCGGGCCTGGGCGTCAAGTAA
- the pyk gene encoding pyruvate kinase has protein sequence METAPQEAPLTPTKPVEIGRARTKIVATVGPACRSPAQLAELVEAGADIFRLNMAHATHEQHTAAIAAIRDLETTLDRPLGVLIDLAGPKIRLGELPGDEVECHEGAIFRFVRGDTITQPGDFVTTYERLVDELSPGDRVMLADGTVGLVVERREPDAAICRVTQTGTVRSRQGVNLPGVKLSVPALTEEDEADAAWAAEAGVDFVGLSFVRTAKDIEGLRELLSSHGSSALIIAKIEKPEALECLDEVVEAADGVMIARGDLGVEIDVAAVPAAQKRIIAVCHRHQKPVITATQMLDSMQHSRRPTRAEASDVANAILDGTDACMLSGETAVGLYPRAAVEMMTRIALATEPLLRPLPPGERAARGVRPVTEAVVDGATLIAGRLDARLLVVASHSGATALAVSKRRSLVRVIGVSDLDSTLRRMTLLWGVVPVAGAPHQPGAALIRYVERWARRRNWLAERDYLVLIAGRGLRAPGHNLMLVHQAE, from the coding sequence ATGGAAACCGCCCCGCAAGAAGCCCCCCTCACGCCGACCAAACCGGTCGAAATCGGCCGAGCAAGAACGAAGATCGTCGCCACCGTCGGCCCCGCCTGTCGCAGCCCTGCGCAACTGGCCGAGCTCGTCGAAGCCGGCGCCGATATCTTCCGGCTCAACATGGCGCATGCCACGCACGAGCAACACACCGCGGCCATCGCCGCGATCCGCGATCTGGAAACCACGCTCGATCGTCCGCTCGGCGTGTTGATCGATCTGGCGGGCCCCAAGATTCGGCTCGGCGAACTCCCCGGCGATGAGGTGGAATGCCACGAAGGGGCGATCTTTCGCTTCGTCCGCGGCGACACGATCACGCAGCCCGGCGACTTCGTCACGACCTACGAACGGCTGGTCGACGAGCTGTCGCCCGGCGATCGCGTGATGCTGGCCGACGGCACCGTGGGCCTGGTCGTCGAGCGACGCGAGCCCGACGCCGCCATCTGCCGTGTGACCCAGACGGGTACGGTGCGCAGCCGCCAAGGGGTGAATCTGCCGGGGGTGAAGCTGTCGGTGCCCGCCCTGACCGAAGAAGACGAGGCCGATGCCGCCTGGGCGGCCGAAGCCGGAGTCGATTTCGTCGGACTGAGCTTCGTTCGCACAGCAAAGGATATTGAGGGGCTTCGCGAGTTGCTCAGCTCGCACGGTTCATCGGCCCTGATCATCGCCAAGATCGAGAAACCCGAGGCGCTCGAGTGTCTGGACGAAGTCGTCGAAGCCGCCGACGGGGTGATGATCGCGCGGGGTGACTTGGGGGTCGAAATTGACGTCGCCGCGGTCCCCGCCGCCCAGAAGCGCATCATCGCCGTGTGCCACCGCCACCAGAAGCCGGTCATCACGGCGACGCAGATGCTCGACAGCATGCAGCATTCGCGCCGTCCCACGCGGGCCGAGGCCTCGGACGTGGCGAACGCCATCCTCGATGGCACCGATGCCTGCATGCTCTCGGGCGAGACCGCCGTGGGGCTGTATCCGCGCGCCGCCGTCGAGATGATGACCCGTATTGCCCTGGCCACCGAACCGTTGCTGCGGCCGCTGCCGCCGGGTGAACGTGCCGCGCGCGGCGTGCGACCCGTCACGGAAGCGGTGGTGGATGGCGCCACGTTGATCGCCGGAAGGCTCGACGCACGGCTGCTGGTCGTGGCCAGTCATAGCGGGGCCACGGCCCTGGCGGTCTCGAAACGCCGCAGCCTGGTGCGGGTGATCGGCGTGAGCGATCTCGACAGCACCCTGCGCCGGATGACGTTGCTCTGGGGGGTAGTGCCCGTGGCCGGGGCGCCCCATCAGCCCGGCGCGGCCTTGATCCGTTATGTCGAACGCTGGGCGCGGAGGCGAAACTGGCTTGCCGAGCGCGATTACCTGGTACTGATCGCCGGACGGGGGCTGCGTGCCCCCGGTCACAATTTGATGCTGGTCCACCAGGCCGAGTAG
- a CDS encoding SDR family NAD(P)-dependent oxidoreductase, producing the protein MSGDWADKVVLVTGASSGLGFSIAEAFAARRARIVLAARGAESLEVAAQKLRERGAVVGCLPTDVTSAAQCATLVQYALDQFGRLDVLVNNAGRSARGELLKTTPEQFRELLELNFLGVVHCTQAAAGELLARQGHVVNIGSLAAKSAARLLGAYPVSKFALAAYTQQLRLELGPQGLHVMLVCPGPVAREPPRERPADELAGLPPSAALPGGGVKAKAIPPAWLAEAIVRGCERRRLELVVPAKARLLFALSQLSPRLGDYLVARMTG; encoded by the coding sequence GTGAGTGGCGATTGGGCTGACAAGGTGGTCCTGGTGACAGGCGCTTCGAGCGGTTTGGGATTCTCGATCGCCGAGGCCTTTGCGGCGCGGCGAGCGCGGATCGTGTTGGCCGCGCGCGGGGCCGAGTCGCTGGAAGTGGCCGCGCAGAAGTTGCGCGAACGCGGAGCCGTGGTCGGCTGCCTGCCCACCGACGTGACCAGCGCCGCGCAATGTGCCACGCTCGTGCAGTACGCGCTCGATCAGTTTGGGCGACTGGACGTCTTGGTGAACAACGCCGGCCGTTCGGCGCGGGGCGAACTGCTGAAGACGACTCCCGAACAGTTTCGCGAGTTGCTGGAATTGAATTTCCTGGGAGTCGTACACTGTACGCAGGCGGCGGCCGGGGAATTGCTCGCCCGGCAAGGGCACGTCGTGAATATCGGATCGCTAGCGGCCAAGTCGGCCGCGCGGCTGCTGGGGGCTTATCCGGTGTCGAAGTTCGCCCTGGCGGCCTACACGCAGCAATTGCGACTCGAGCTGGGTCCGCAGGGGCTGCACGTCATGTTGGTCTGCCCGGGCCCGGTGGCGCGCGAGCCCCCCCGTGAGCGACCGGCAGATGAATTGGCCGGCTTGCCCCCTAGCGCGGCGCTGCCGGGTGGGGGGGTGAAAGCGAAGGCCATTCCGCCCGCCTGGCTGGCCGAGGCCATCGTGCGAGGCTGCGAGCGGCGGCGGCTCGAACTGGTGGTGCCGGCCA